From the Roseibium sp. HPY-6 genome, one window contains:
- a CDS encoding ChbG/HpnK family deacetylase, with protein sequence MKRITLGALDYGLAFGVDRALRDLAEHGRLSAVGALVTTELWPREFRPLQEVADTVGKQVLFGITLAFSGDRVAPVSTRMQDIYGERMLTREQINRRAFFRLLPDELLFEESLAQLARYSVLMQRPPDFVAVREGLLARMSLARIVFKAIDRADFETPPLVISPVRSGFKTLRLARVAKSYNLQVLPKGNPLPQTSDVEELQGLLLNHFDGMSDRSFVAAIPGKSDDRLMRNEPRKKIAIRECQYEVLKSTRFFQTLDRKDVFLN encoded by the coding sequence ATGAAGCGAATTACACTCGGTGCACTGGACTACGGTCTCGCCTTTGGCGTTGACCGCGCTCTGCGCGATCTGGCCGAACATGGCCGTTTGAGTGCAGTGGGCGCGCTGGTGACGACCGAGCTCTGGCCGCGCGAGTTCAGACCTTTGCAGGAAGTCGCCGACACGGTCGGCAAGCAGGTTCTCTTTGGAATCACGTTGGCGTTCAGCGGCGACAGGGTCGCGCCGGTCAGCACGCGCATGCAGGACATTTACGGTGAGCGCATGCTCACGCGGGAGCAAATCAACAGGAGAGCTTTCTTCAGACTTTTGCCTGATGAGCTTTTGTTTGAAGAATCGCTTGCACAGCTCGCGCGCTACAGCGTGCTGATGCAGCGTCCGCCGGATTTCGTGGCCGTTCGCGAGGGTCTTTTGGCTCGAATGTCACTTGCCAGGATCGTGTTCAAGGCAATCGATCGCGCAGATTTCGAAACGCCGCCACTGGTGATTTCTCCGGTGCGGTCCGGGTTCAAGACCTTGCGGCTGGCGCGTGTTGCCAAGTCCTACAATCTGCAAGTGCTGCCCAAGGGCAACCCGTTGCCGCAGACCAGTGATGTTGAAGAACTGCAGGGTTTGTTGCTCAACCATTTCGACGGCATGAGCGACCGGAGTTTTGTTGCGGCGATCCCGGGAAAATCGGATGACAGGCTGATGCGGAACGAGCCTCGCAAAAAAATTGCCATACGTGAATGTCAGTATGAAGTGCTCAAAAGCACGCGGTTTTTTCAAACGCTCGATCGGAAAGACGTGTTTTTGAACTGA
- a CDS encoding Crp/Fnr family transcriptional regulator, with amino-acid sequence MAEIKDFLKNSFSLEGLEPELAVGLSRLARPMKIAAGTILFENGDPGNGCYAVLEGSLKVSLLSVEGDEQLLAVLGPGDLVGELALLDGRPRSATVSALKEAQLAFIDKAAFQRFSDEHPAVYRHMLSIVGKRLRHANDVLAARSFLPLPGRVAQTLLQLSETFGKPLDDGRTLIHYKLSQADIANMAGAARENVSRVLNDWKRSGTISRISGYYCLEDLAFLEQAATL; translated from the coding sequence GTGGCAGAAATAAAAGACTTCTTGAAAAACAGCTTTTCGTTGGAAGGGCTTGAGCCGGAATTGGCAGTTGGGCTATCGCGTCTTGCCCGTCCCATGAAGATCGCGGCCGGGACGATCCTGTTCGAAAACGGCGATCCCGGGAATGGTTGTTATGCTGTTTTGGAAGGGTCGCTGAAAGTGTCTCTGCTTTCCGTCGAGGGTGATGAACAGCTTCTGGCGGTTCTGGGGCCGGGTGATCTGGTGGGAGAACTGGCGCTGCTGGACGGCCGTCCACGCTCGGCGACGGTCAGCGCCTTGAAGGAAGCGCAGCTTGCATTCATCGACAAGGCTGCATTCCAGAGGTTTTCCGATGAACACCCTGCCGTTTACCGGCACATGCTGTCGATTGTCGGCAAACGTTTGCGGCATGCCAACGACGTTCTGGCGGCCAGATCGTTCCTGCCGCTGCCCGGGCGCGTGGCGCAGACCCTGTTGCAGTTGTCCGAGACCTTCGGAAAACCGCTGGACGACGGACGAACCCTCATTCACTACAAGCTCAGCCAGGCGGATATCGCCAACATGGCCGGCGCAGCCCGCGAAAACGTCAGCCGTGTCCTGAACGACTGGAAACGGTCCGGCACCATCAGCCGGATATCCGGTTATTACTGCCTTGAGGATCTCGCGTTTCTGGAGCAGGCGGCAACGCTTTGA
- a CDS encoding Rrf2 family transcriptional regulator translates to MRLSQASDFALRILMATGQSESPQTVDRLSTELGLAKSHVMKIVAQLGRNGYLETTRGRGGGIRLGRSPDAIRLGDVVRLIEPDLGVVACLKPEATVCAFLPRCALKGAMARASDAFLDSLNTETLATILAGTQRAALPG, encoded by the coding sequence ATGCGCCTCAGTCAGGCCAGTGATTTTGCCTTGAGAATTCTGATGGCCACAGGTCAGTCGGAGAGCCCCCAGACCGTCGACAGGCTCAGCACGGAACTTGGTCTGGCCAAGTCGCATGTCATGAAAATCGTCGCGCAGTTGGGACGCAATGGCTACCTCGAAACAACGCGCGGTCGTGGAGGCGGCATCCGTCTGGGCCGGTCGCCGGATGCGATTCGTCTCGGCGATGTCGTCCGGCTGATCGAACCGGACCTGGGCGTGGTCGCCTGTTTGAAGCCGGAAGCGACCGTTTGTGCGTTTCTGCCGCGCTGCGCACTCAAAGGGGCCATGGCGCGCGCCTCCGACGCTTTTCTCGACAGCTTAAACACGGAAACACTGGCAACGATCCTGGCGGGAACGCAGCGCGCGGCTTTGCCCGGATAG
- a CDS encoding group III truncated hemoglobin, translated as MESPISGADRYKLSPRPVSDTGDRLRRYETVDVHAIQVMVHTFYRCIREHPRLGDIFNKRLDGKWEDHLPKMEAFWQSVLLKNGAYKGKPVPAHLKLKEVVSSDYADWLSVFRPVVRELFVPEIADEIIAVAERIAQSLWLATFGHAGSMPPPELTSQHSEWSGACW; from the coding sequence ATGGAAAGTCCCATATCCGGTGCCGACAGATACAAGCTCAGCCCTCGTCCGGTCTCAGATACAGGAGATCGGCTGCGCCGGTATGAGACGGTAGATGTGCACGCGATCCAGGTCATGGTTCATACGTTCTACAGATGCATTCGTGAGCATCCGCGGCTGGGTGACATCTTCAACAAGCGGCTGGATGGCAAATGGGAAGATCATCTGCCGAAGATGGAGGCCTTCTGGCAGTCGGTTCTGCTGAAGAACGGCGCGTACAAAGGCAAACCGGTACCTGCTCATTTGAAACTGAAAGAGGTCGTCAGTTCGGACTATGCGGACTGGCTGTCTGTGTTCCGTCCGGTTGTGCGCGAACTCTTCGTACCGGAAATCGCCGACGAGATTATTGCCGTTGCCGAACGGATCGCACAGAGCCTCTGGCTCGCGACATTCGGGCATGCGGGTTCCATGCCTCCTCCTGAATTGACATCGCAACACTCTGAATGGAGCGGAGCATGCTGGTAG
- a CDS encoding acyl-CoA thioesterase, producing MTCNGGVSVSNEEDKPSGELTLRTMAMPADTNAAGDIFGGWVLSQMDLAGGIAAGQRAEGRVVTIAVDRMKFIRPVHVGDVLCVYTDVVKVGNTSMEIRLEAWALRHRYGHREKVTEAHFTFVSVDDGGRPRPVPN from the coding sequence ATGACTTGTAACGGAGGAGTAAGCGTGAGCAACGAAGAGGACAAGCCGTCGGGCGAATTGACCCTTCGCACAATGGCGATGCCGGCTGACACGAACGCGGCCGGAGACATCTTCGGAGGTTGGGTGTTGTCGCAAATGGACCTTGCCGGAGGGATCGCTGCCGGTCAGCGGGCCGAGGGCAGGGTGGTGACCATCGCTGTCGACCGGATGAAGTTTATCCGCCCGGTTCACGTCGGAGACGTTTTGTGCGTCTACACCGATGTCGTCAAGGTTGGAAACACATCAATGGAAATCAGGCTCGAAGCCTGGGCGCTTCGGCACCGCTACGGCCACCGTGAAAAGGTAACGGAAGCTCATTTCACCTTCGTATCGGTTGACGATGGCGGGCGGCCACGCCCCGTGCCCAATTGA
- a CDS encoding ABC transporter ATP-binding protein translates to MTPAAALQSETDGSLLEAKGLTRILPAVVPVTLVEDVNFKIEQAEFVAITGPSGSGKSSLLYLLGLLDRPTAGDMLIEGTRTADLSSADLAKLRLQKIGFVFQFHFLLPEFTALENILIPMQKLGALPVRSQIDHAKGLLADLGLEDYLNRRPAQLSGGQRQRVAVARALANSPDLILADEPTGSLDSKATEQVFDSLQSIVKRQNTTVVAVTHDMELASRMKRRIHLVDGRVDYDRRQP, encoded by the coding sequence ATGACTCCCGCCGCAGCGCTACAAAGCGAAACTGACGGTAGTCTTCTGGAAGCCAAGGGTCTGACCAGAATTTTGCCCGCTGTCGTTCCGGTCACGCTCGTTGAAGACGTCAACTTCAAGATTGAACAAGCAGAGTTTGTTGCGATCACAGGCCCATCCGGCTCCGGAAAATCGTCCCTGCTCTACCTGCTCGGATTGCTCGACCGCCCGACAGCTGGAGACATGCTGATCGAAGGCACCCGAACCGCAGATCTTTCGTCTGCCGATTTGGCCAAGTTGCGACTTCAGAAAATCGGCTTTGTCTTTCAGTTTCACTTTCTGCTGCCGGAATTTACGGCGCTTGAAAACATCCTGATCCCGATGCAGAAACTCGGTGCCCTTCCCGTCAGGAGCCAGATTGACCATGCAAAGGGTCTCTTGGCCGATCTCGGCCTGGAAGATTACCTCAACCGCCGCCCGGCGCAGCTATCGGGCGGCCAGCGCCAACGTGTCGCTGTCGCGCGCGCGCTTGCCAATTCGCCGGACCTTATCCTGGCCGATGAACCGACCGGAAGTCTGGATTCCAAGGCCACCGAACAGGTTTTTGACAGCCTGCAATCGATCGTCAAAAGGCAAAACACAACGGTTGTTGCCGTCACACACGATATGGAGCTGGCGTCACGGATGAAGCGAAGAATTCATCTCGTGGATGGGCGCGTGGACTATGATCGCCGTCAGCCGTAA
- a CDS encoding ABC transporter permease, translating to MMMLLKIAATHVRNRMRQTVVSTLGVALGVGFSVAMASLMEGSQRDFMTTLIEAIPHVEIRDEQRAPAQQPATALYDAVAFHGLRPLEDLRGIRNPTEAIASLREWVQGEFAQRLSGQAVLRYSGQDIGMTLVGVVPGRELSVSKISEDMRLGSFKALDTTSNGLVIGRKAADRLGADLGDTVILTSAGGIAKRFKIVGLFHTGVTTSDEGLAYAPLKAVQILLEKPNIINGISIRLADIGQANAIAARAERQLGYKAVSWEEANEGLMEAFVVRNAIMYTVVGAILVVAGFGIFNIVSTIVHEKARDIAILKSLGFPERDIQQIFVLEGLVIGILGAIVGCLLGFGLSSYLATVKFEVTTDIEMTRLPIHFSYLHYVLACSLALFSSAVAGFIPARKAAKLNPVDIIRGAT from the coding sequence CTGATGATGCTCCTGAAAATCGCTGCAACGCACGTTCGCAACCGGATGCGGCAAACCGTGGTGTCGACGCTGGGTGTCGCGCTCGGTGTCGGTTTTTCGGTTGCGATGGCAAGCCTCATGGAGGGTTCCCAGCGGGATTTCATGACAACGCTGATCGAGGCGATACCGCATGTGGAGATCCGGGATGAGCAGCGCGCGCCCGCCCAACAACCGGCAACCGCGCTTTACGATGCTGTCGCGTTTCACGGATTGCGGCCGCTGGAGGATCTGCGTGGCATTCGCAACCCCACCGAAGCAATAGCTTCCTTACGCGAATGGGTGCAGGGCGAATTCGCGCAACGGCTGAGTGGTCAGGCGGTTCTTCGCTACAGCGGCCAGGACATCGGCATGACGCTTGTTGGCGTCGTTCCCGGACGTGAACTGTCGGTCTCCAAAATCAGCGAAGATATGCGACTGGGGAGTTTTAAAGCGCTCGATACGACTTCAAACGGCCTGGTGATCGGACGCAAGGCCGCCGACCGCCTCGGTGCCGATCTGGGCGATACCGTTATTCTGACGTCTGCGGGCGGGATTGCAAAGCGGTTCAAGATTGTCGGGTTGTTTCACACAGGTGTTACGACGAGCGACGAAGGGCTCGCCTATGCACCTCTCAAGGCCGTTCAGATCCTGCTTGAAAAACCCAATATTATCAATGGCATTTCCATCCGCCTTGCCGATATCGGACAAGCGAATGCCATCGCAGCACGTGCAGAGCGTCAGTTGGGCTACAAGGCAGTTTCCTGGGAGGAAGCGAATGAAGGGCTCATGGAGGCTTTCGTCGTTCGCAACGCCATCATGTACACGGTCGTCGGCGCAATCCTCGTTGTTGCCGGGTTCGGGATCTTCAACATTGTGTCCACGATCGTCCACGAAAAGGCTCGTGATATCGCGATCCTGAAGTCCCTCGGGTTTCCTGAAAGGGACATCCAGCAGATTTTCGTGCTGGAAGGTCTCGTCATCGGCATTCTTGGTGCGATTGTCGGATGTCTGCTCGGGTTTGGTTTGTCGAGTTATCTGGCCACCGTGAAATTCGAGGTCACAACGGACATCGAGATGACCAGACTTCCGATCCACTTTTCCTATCTTCATTATGTGCTTGCGTGTTCCTTGGCTTTGTTTTCCTCGGCGGTAGCGGGTTTCATTCCTGCCAGAAAGGCGGCAAAGCTCAACCCGGTGGACATCATTCGAGGCGCGACATGA
- a CDS encoding efflux RND transporter periplasmic adaptor subunit translates to MYATAVVEPVRWAKVTSIIRERVISLCGCEGMEVKQGDQIAELDSGDARATLAELEARLALAQSDQERAFQLLERRVVSQQVFDKAQNEVIRMNAMIAAQKERLRDYVITAPMDGIVLRQDGSVGEVPEPGEILFWIGQPTPLQLVAEVNEEDIPKVTKGQLALIRSDAFPDEDLAATVSRITPKGDPVLKNYRVYLDLPDDTLLLIGMTTEINIVTNEKDDVLLVPLAAFDGSTVQALDEQDRVTFVTVKTGIRGTRSVEVLEGLSEESRVLLPFRGDLAEGDKVAPVSGGSG, encoded by the coding sequence GTGTATGCAACCGCTGTTGTGGAACCGGTCAGATGGGCAAAAGTAACGAGCATTATCCGCGAACGCGTTATCTCGCTTTGCGGCTGCGAGGGCATGGAAGTCAAGCAGGGTGACCAGATCGCGGAACTGGACAGCGGTGATGCACGGGCAACGCTTGCAGAACTTGAGGCGCGGCTGGCGTTGGCACAATCGGATCAGGAGCGCGCTTTTCAACTTCTTGAGCGACGCGTTGTCAGCCAGCAGGTTTTCGACAAGGCACAAAACGAGGTGATCCGCATGAATGCGATGATTGCCGCTCAGAAGGAAAGGCTGCGGGACTATGTGATCACCGCACCGATGGATGGCATCGTTCTGCGTCAGGACGGTTCTGTCGGGGAGGTTCCCGAGCCGGGTGAAATCCTGTTCTGGATCGGACAACCCACGCCGCTTCAGCTTGTGGCGGAAGTCAATGAAGAAGACATTCCGAAGGTGACGAAAGGCCAGCTTGCACTCATTCGATCAGACGCCTTTCCGGACGAGGACCTCGCGGCAACGGTGTCGCGCATCACGCCCAAGGGTGATCCGGTCCTGAAAAACTACCGTGTCTATCTCGATCTGCCGGATGACACACTTCTTCTGATCGGAATGACAACGGAGATCAACATCGTCACAAACGAAAAAGACGATGTGCTGCTGGTGCCGCTGGCTGCCTTTGACGGTTCGACCGTTCAAGCACTGGACGAGCAGGACCGCGTAACCTTTGTCACTGTCAAGACCGGCATTCGCGGAACAAGATCGGTCGAAGTCCTTGAAGGGTTGAGCGAAGAAAGCCGCGTCCTGCTCCCATTCCGGGGGGACCTTGCCGAGGGCGACAAGGTCGCACCGGTAAGCGGAGGTTCGGGCTGA
- a CDS encoding SlyX family protein: protein MTQDHEARIEQLEIDLAHANRTIDDLNTMVVEQGKQIDRLTRLVSQMTDQVEELAEQVLPAHQIDKPPHY from the coding sequence ATGACACAGGATCACGAGGCGCGGATCGAGCAGCTTGAAATCGATCTGGCTCATGCCAACCGCACGATCGATGATCTGAACACCATGGTTGTCGAGCAAGGCAAGCAAATCGATCGTCTGACGCGGCTGGTATCCCAGATGACGGATCAGGTAGAAGAACTGGCAGAACAGGTTCTTCCCGCCCACCAGATCGACAAGCCGCCGCACTATTGA
- a CDS encoding glutathione binding-like protein, with protein sequence MSVLSDFPITKKWPAEHPDRLQLYSLPTPNGIKVSAMLEETGLPYEAHKVDFGTNDQMTPEFLSLNPNNKIPAIVDPDGPGGKPLALWESGAILIYLAEKTGQFLPEDPAEKYQAIQWVMWQMGGFGPMTGQLGFFHKFAGREYEDRRPFERYRDEVKRLLKVLDGQLDGRTFIMGDDYTIADITSWTWARNINGFYEAADVVGYHDFKNVVRWVDTCMARPASQKAINIPARD encoded by the coding sequence ATGAGCGTCCTGTCCGATTTCCCGATCACCAAGAAATGGCCTGCAGAACACCCCGACCGGCTTCAATTGTACTCGTTGCCGACACCGAACGGCATCAAGGTCTCGGCCATGCTGGAGGAGACCGGACTGCCGTATGAGGCACACAAGGTCGATTTTGGCACCAACGACCAGATGACACCGGAATTCCTCTCACTCAATCCGAACAACAAGATCCCCGCCATTGTCGACCCGGATGGACCCGGCGGCAAACCGCTGGCGCTTTGGGAATCGGGCGCGATCCTGATTTATCTTGCCGAGAAAACCGGACAATTCTTGCCCGAAGATCCGGCCGAAAAATATCAGGCGATCCAGTGGGTCATGTGGCAAATGGGCGGCTTCGGACCCATGACCGGCCAGCTGGGTTTCTTTCACAAGTTTGCCGGCAGGGAGTATGAGGATCGCCGACCATTCGAACGCTACCGGGATGAGGTTAAACGGCTCCTGAAAGTCCTCGACGGACAGCTCGACGGCCGCACTTTCATCATGGGGGACGACTACACGATCGCCGACATCACATCCTGGACCTGGGCCCGAAACATCAACGGCTTCTATGAAGCTGCGGATGTTGTCGGTTATCACGATTTCAAGAATGTGGTGCGTTGGGTCGACACGTGCATGGCGCGGCCTGCAAGCCAGAAGGCAATCAATATCCCTGCACGGGACTAG
- a CDS encoding N-acetylmuramoyl-L-alanine amidase has translation MAVSKPQRIVMHWTAGKYEMSASDFEKYHEVVEGDGTRRLCKRRPEANNDVNDGDYAAHVRAKNTGSIGLAMCCMEGAKERPFRQGKFPMTEGQLDVFVEMVAEYAETYDIPIDRRHVLSHEEVDVTLGVSQDKWDIMWLPHMSKPDDVVAVGDHLRERIINARDKKFRSRGRDREAMYDDDSLIDRIVERLKNELG, from the coding sequence ATGGCAGTTTCAAAACCACAAAGAATTGTGATGCATTGGACAGCTGGAAAATACGAAATGTCCGCCAGCGACTTCGAAAAATATCATGAAGTCGTGGAAGGTGACGGCACGCGGCGGCTATGCAAACGGCGGCCGGAAGCCAACAACGATGTCAACGATGGTGACTACGCCGCACATGTTCGTGCGAAAAACACGGGATCTATCGGCCTTGCAATGTGCTGCATGGAAGGGGCGAAAGAAAGACCATTCCGGCAAGGCAAATTTCCCATGACTGAGGGACAACTGGACGTCTTCGTTGAAATGGTTGCCGAGTATGCGGAGACCTATGACATTCCGATCGATCGACGCCATGTGCTGTCGCATGAAGAAGTCGATGTTACGCTTGGCGTCTCACAGGACAAATGGGACATCATGTGGTTGCCGCACATGTCAAAACCGGACGATGTCGTTGCAGTTGGCGATCATTTGCGCGAACGAATAATCAACGCGCGCGATAAGAAGTTCCGTTCGCGCGGTCGTGATCGAGAGGCAATGTATGACGACGACTCTCTTATCGACCGGATCGTTGAGCGTTTGAAAAACGAGCTCGGCTAG
- a CDS encoding GNAT family N-acetyltransferase, producing MAFEYRRLDADDAAQWQELRLEGARDFPLGFLVTLQETEMTSLERAGEILKAGGQRGVFEQDKLVGFCGFRRALLQRMRHRAELGPFFVTSGYQGTGAASQMMSGVIEEARSVGVEQLELFVDTQNARAIRFYERYGFERAATYRDSVRIDGVSHDDYFMTLRLAGQDVT from the coding sequence ATGGCTTTTGAATACAGACGACTGGACGCAGACGACGCTGCGCAATGGCAGGAGCTCCGGCTCGAAGGCGCTCGCGACTTTCCGCTCGGGTTTCTGGTGACGCTGCAAGAGACAGAGATGACGAGCCTGGAGCGCGCTGGCGAGATTCTCAAAGCGGGCGGCCAACGTGGTGTTTTCGAACAGGACAAGCTGGTCGGGTTTTGCGGGTTTCGGCGCGCGTTATTGCAGCGTATGCGCCACCGCGCTGAACTGGGTCCGTTTTTCGTCACGTCAGGATATCAGGGAACGGGTGCCGCCAGTCAAATGATGTCCGGCGTTATCGAGGAAGCACGGTCAGTAGGGGTCGAGCAACTGGAACTCTTTGTCGATACGCAAAACGCCCGGGCAATCCGGTTTTATGAGCGCTATGGCTTCGAGCGCGCCGCAACCTACCGCGACAGCGTGCGGATCGATGGGGTCTCGCATGACGACTACTTCATGACGCTGCGGCTTGCTGGTCAGGATGTGACATAG